The proteins below come from a single Streptomyces tubercidicus genomic window:
- a CDS encoding TetR family transcriptional regulator, which produces MESTEHSGRRQTATERRRRELLEAAERIVLRDGPDASMNAIAAEAGITKPILYRHFGDKGGLYRALAVRHTDALLANLATALDAPVLRRDRVEATLDAYLLAIEARPQVYRFLMHPSDEDNASESGFDVGRHSAPLLRRLGEELAKVITDRLDLGPGGELTARVWGHGIVGMMHGAGDWWLRERPCSREQLVKQLADLLWGQLAAVDDRTDGPGF; this is translated from the coding sequence ATGGAAAGCACAGAGCACAGCGGCCGCCGGCAGACGGCGACCGAGCGCAGACGGCGGGAGCTGCTGGAGGCCGCCGAGCGCATTGTGCTGCGCGACGGCCCGGACGCCTCGATGAACGCCATCGCCGCCGAGGCGGGTATCACCAAACCGATCCTCTACCGGCACTTCGGCGACAAGGGCGGGCTGTACCGCGCGCTCGCCGTACGGCACACGGATGCCCTCTTGGCCAATCTGGCGACCGCACTGGACGCCCCCGTCCTGCGCCGGGACCGGGTCGAGGCCACCCTCGACGCCTACCTGCTCGCGATCGAGGCCCGGCCGCAGGTGTACCGCTTCCTGATGCACCCGTCGGACGAGGACAACGCGTCCGAGTCCGGCTTCGACGTCGGACGGCACTCCGCCCCCCTGCTGCGCCGGCTCGGCGAGGAGCTGGCCAAGGTGATCACCGACCGGCTCGACCTGGGGCCGGGCGGCGAGCTGACCGCACGCGTCTGGGGCCATGGCATCGTCGGCATGATGCATGGCGCCGGTGACTGGTGGCTGCGCGAACGCCCGTGCTCACGCGAGCAGTTGGTCAAGCAGCTGGCCGATCTGCTCTGGGGCCAGCTGGCCGCGGTCGACGACCGTACGGACGGCCCCGGCTTCTGA
- a CDS encoding 2OG-Fe(II) oxygenase has translation MTTTTTTATRTTERHSRPRTLAQRVAAADWPALAEELDTLGCAVTPRLLSPADCRALSALYDEPAEAQGTESGGRSRFRSTIDMARHRFGSGQYRYFANPLPEPVQALREAFYPHLLKIARDWADKLGRPAPWPDSLEEWLTPCHEAGQTKSSQILLRYGAGDWNALHRDLFGEMVFPLQVVIGLDEQGIDYTGGEFLLVEQRLRAQSRGTSTVLPQGHGLIFTTRDRPVRSARGWSAGPVRHGVSAVRSGRRHSLGLVFHDA, from the coding sequence ATGACCACCACGACCACCACAGCCACCAGGACCACCGAGCGCCACTCCCGCCCCCGTACGCTCGCCCAGCGCGTCGCCGCCGCTGACTGGCCGGCGCTGGCCGAGGAACTGGACACCCTGGGCTGCGCGGTGACCCCACGTCTGCTCAGCCCGGCCGACTGCCGCGCCCTCAGCGCGCTGTACGACGAGCCCGCCGAGGCGCAGGGCACGGAATCCGGCGGCCGGTCCCGCTTCCGCTCGACCATCGACATGGCACGGCACCGCTTCGGCTCGGGCCAGTACCGCTACTTCGCCAACCCGCTGCCCGAACCGGTCCAGGCCCTGCGCGAGGCGTTCTACCCGCACCTGCTGAAGATCGCCCGCGACTGGGCGGACAAGCTGGGCAGGCCGGCTCCCTGGCCGGACTCCCTGGAGGAGTGGCTGACCCCGTGCCACGAAGCCGGGCAGACCAAGTCCTCCCAGATTCTGCTGCGTTACGGGGCGGGTGACTGGAACGCGCTGCACCGCGACCTCTTCGGGGAGATGGTCTTCCCCCTCCAGGTCGTCATCGGCCTGGACGAGCAGGGCATCGACTACACCGGCGGCGAGTTCCTCCTCGTCGAGCAGCGGCTGCGCGCCCAGTCCCGAGGGACCAGCACCGTCCTTCCGCAGGGCCATGGACTGATCTTCACGACCCGAGACCGGCCCGTACGCTCCGCCCGCGGCTGGTCGGCCGGTCCCGTACGCCACGGTGTGAGCGCCGTCCGCTCCGGCCGGCGGCACTCCCTGGGCCTGGTCTTCCACGACGCCTGA
- a CDS encoding acyl-CoA dehydrogenase family protein, giving the protein MAEFTMELNDEQKEVRDWIHGFAADVMRPAAAEWDEREETPWPVIQEAAKIGLYSLDFYAQQFFDPTGLGVPLTMEELFWGDAGIGLSIVGTGLAAVGVLANGTEEQIGTWVPQMYGDVNDVKVAAFCSSEPDAGSDVAAMRTRAVYDEAKDEWVLNGTKTWATNGGIANVHVVVAVVDPDAGSKGHASFIVPPNTPGLSQGQKFKKHGIRASHTAEVVLENVRIPGHCLLGGKEKLDERLARAREKAKKGGERLKNAAMATFEASRPAVGAMAVGTARAAYEEALEYAKTRSQFGRPIIDNQGVAFQLADMRTQIDAARLLVWRASWMAVTGKPFTSAEGSMSKLFASEVAKKVTAQAVQILGGNGFTREYPVERMHRDAAIYTIFEGTSEIQRLVIARTLSGMPIR; this is encoded by the coding sequence ATGGCCGAGTTCACCATGGAGCTCAATGACGAGCAGAAGGAAGTCCGTGACTGGATTCACGGCTTCGCCGCGGATGTCATGCGCCCCGCCGCCGCCGAATGGGACGAGCGCGAGGAGACCCCCTGGCCCGTCATCCAGGAGGCCGCCAAGATCGGCCTGTACTCACTCGACTTCTACGCCCAGCAGTTCTTCGACCCGACGGGCCTCGGCGTTCCCCTGACCATGGAGGAGCTGTTCTGGGGTGACGCCGGTATCGGCCTGTCGATCGTGGGCACCGGCCTGGCCGCCGTCGGCGTGCTCGCGAACGGCACGGAGGAGCAGATCGGCACCTGGGTCCCGCAGATGTACGGCGATGTGAACGACGTCAAGGTCGCCGCCTTCTGCTCCTCGGAACCGGACGCCGGATCGGACGTGGCCGCGATGCGCACCCGCGCGGTCTACGACGAGGCCAAGGACGAGTGGGTGCTCAACGGCACCAAGACCTGGGCCACCAACGGCGGTATCGCCAACGTCCATGTCGTCGTCGCGGTCGTCGACCCGGATGCCGGCTCCAAGGGCCATGCCTCCTTCATCGTCCCCCCGAACACCCCCGGCCTCTCCCAGGGGCAGAAGTTCAAGAAGCACGGCATCCGCGCCTCGCACACCGCCGAAGTGGTCCTGGAGAACGTCCGGATTCCCGGCCACTGCCTGCTCGGCGGCAAGGAGAAGCTCGATGAGCGCCTCGCCCGTGCCCGGGAGAAGGCCAAGAAGGGCGGCGAGCGCCTGAAGAACGCCGCGATGGCCACCTTCGAGGCGTCCCGGCCCGCCGTCGGCGCGATGGCGGTCGGTACCGCGCGTGCGGCCTACGAGGAGGCGCTGGAGTACGCGAAGACCCGCTCCCAGTTCGGCCGCCCGATCATCGACAACCAGGGCGTGGCCTTCCAGCTCGCCGATATGCGCACCCAGATCGACGCCGCCCGGCTGCTGGTGTGGCGCGCCTCCTGGATGGCGGTGACGGGCAAGCCGTTCACCTCCGCCGAGGGCTCCATGTCCAAGCTCTTCGCCAGCGAGGTCGCCAAGAAGGTCACCGCCCAGGCCGTACAGATCCTCGGCGGCAACGGCTTCACCCGCGAATACCCGGTCGAGCGGATGCACCGCGACGCCGCCATCTACACCATCTTCGAAGGCACCAGCGAGATCCAGCGCCTGGTGATCGCCCGGACCCTCTCCGGGATGCCGATCCGCTGA
- a CDS encoding ScbR family autoregulator-binding transcription factor: MAQQDRAIRTRRLILEAAASVFDEQGYDRATIAEVLERAGMTKGALYFHFASKEQLALAVLEEQVLDIAVEPQKIKLQEFVDSGQVLAFRLRSDPIQRGAARLAVEQGSNHLDRKQSMLSWTRFVVGMLNEARDRGEILDSIVVQESAELFVGAFAGLQMMSQALTNRADLNRRLTIFFQHTLPSIAVPAILARLNLDAERGAQLDAALQGKALANAEADADAGVVAD; the protein is encoded by the coding sequence GTGGCACAACAGGACCGCGCGATTCGGACCCGGCGATTGATCTTGGAGGCGGCCGCGTCGGTTTTCGACGAGCAGGGCTACGACCGCGCCACGATCGCCGAAGTCCTGGAGCGCGCCGGCATGACGAAGGGCGCCCTGTACTTCCACTTCGCCTCCAAGGAGCAGTTGGCGCTCGCGGTGCTGGAGGAGCAGGTACTCGATATCGCCGTGGAGCCGCAGAAGATCAAGCTGCAGGAATTCGTCGACTCGGGCCAGGTACTGGCCTTCCGGCTACGCAGCGACCCGATCCAGCGGGGTGCGGCGCGGCTGGCGGTCGAGCAGGGCTCCAACCATCTCGACCGCAAGCAGTCGATGCTCTCGTGGACCCGGTTCGTCGTGGGCATGTTGAACGAGGCCCGGGACCGCGGGGAGATCCTGGACAGCATTGTGGTGCAGGAGTCCGCCGAGTTGTTCGTCGGTGCCTTCGCCGGGCTGCAGATGATGTCGCAGGCCCTGACCAACCGGGCCGACCTCAACCGCAGGCTGACGATTTTCTTCCAGCACACCCTCCCCAGCATCGCCGTGCCGGCCATCCTCGCCAGGCTCAATCTGGACGCGGAGCGGGGCGCGCAACTCGATGCCGCCTTGCAGGGAAAGGCGTTGGCGAACGCCGAGGCAGATGCTGATGCCGGAGTGGTCGCGGACTGA
- the gcl gene encoding glyoxylate carboligase — protein MPRMTAARAAVEILKREGVAHAFGVPGAAINPFYAALKGAGGIDHTLARHVEGASHMAEGYTRAHPGNIGVCIGTSGPAGTDMITGLYSAIGDSIPILCVTGQAPTAVIQKEDFQAVDIASIAKPVTKAATTVMEAAQVPGVFQQAFHLMRSGRPGPVLIDLPIDVQLTEIDFDPETYEPLPAFKPAATRAQVEKALALLNASERPLIVAGGGVINADASELLREFAELTGTPVVPTLMGWGILADDHELNAGMVGLQTSHRYGNATFLESDFVLGIGNRWANRHTGTLDVYTRGRTFVHVDIEPTQIGRIFAPDYGIASDAGAALELFIEVAKEFKAAGELPDRSAWAASTQERKAQLQRRTHFDDIPMKPQRVYEEMNQAFGPETRYVTTIGLSQIAGAQMLHVYKPRHWINCGQAGPLGWTIPAALGVATADPETPVVALSGDYDFQFMLEELAVGAQHKIPYIHVLVNNAYLGLIRQAQRNLDINFQVNLEFENINSPELGVYGVDHVKVVEGLGCKAVRVTDPSQLGAAFEEAKKLAAEHRVPVVVEAILERITNISMSGSDIAGVNEWEDLATEPGHAPTAIKPLKV, from the coding sequence ATGCCTCGAATGACAGCCGCCCGCGCCGCGGTGGAGATTCTCAAGCGGGAGGGCGTGGCCCACGCCTTCGGAGTGCCGGGTGCCGCGATCAACCCCTTCTACGCGGCGCTCAAGGGCGCGGGCGGCATCGATCACACACTGGCGCGTCATGTCGAGGGCGCCTCGCACATGGCCGAGGGCTACACCCGGGCTCATCCGGGCAACATCGGCGTCTGCATCGGTACCTCGGGACCGGCCGGTACGGACATGATCACCGGCCTCTACTCCGCGATCGGCGACTCGATCCCGATTCTGTGCGTCACCGGCCAGGCCCCCACCGCGGTGATCCAGAAGGAGGACTTCCAGGCCGTCGACATCGCCTCGATCGCCAAGCCGGTCACCAAGGCCGCCACCACCGTGATGGAAGCCGCGCAGGTCCCCGGCGTCTTCCAGCAGGCCTTCCATCTGATGCGCTCCGGACGCCCCGGACCGGTCCTCATCGACCTGCCGATCGACGTCCAGCTGACCGAGATCGACTTCGACCCGGAGACCTATGAGCCGCTGCCGGCCTTCAAGCCTGCCGCGACCCGCGCCCAGGTGGAGAAGGCCCTCGCGCTGCTCAACGCGTCCGAGCGGCCGCTGATCGTCGCCGGGGGCGGTGTCATCAACGCCGACGCCTCCGAACTGCTGCGGGAATTCGCCGAGTTGACCGGTACGCCGGTCGTTCCCACCCTGATGGGCTGGGGCATCCTCGCCGACGACCATGAGCTGAACGCCGGCATGGTCGGCCTGCAGACCTCGCACCGCTACGGCAACGCGACCTTCCTGGAATCCGACTTCGTCCTCGGTATCGGCAACCGCTGGGCCAACCGCCACACCGGCACGCTGGACGTCTACACCCGGGGCCGCACCTTCGTCCATGTCGACATCGAGCCGACCCAGATCGGCAGGATCTTCGCCCCGGACTACGGCATCGCCTCGGACGCCGGGGCCGCGCTGGAGCTGTTCATCGAGGTGGCCAAGGAGTTCAAGGCCGCCGGCGAGCTGCCCGACCGCAGTGCCTGGGCCGCGTCCACCCAGGAGCGCAAGGCCCAGCTCCAGCGCCGTACGCACTTTGACGACATCCCGATGAAGCCGCAGCGGGTCTACGAGGAGATGAACCAGGCCTTCGGCCCGGAGACCCGTTACGTCACCACCATCGGCCTCTCCCAGATCGCCGGTGCGCAGATGCTGCACGTCTACAAGCCGCGCCACTGGATCAACTGCGGCCAGGCCGGCCCGCTCGGCTGGACCATCCCGGCCGCGCTCGGCGTCGCCACCGCGGACCCGGAGACACCGGTCGTCGCGCTCTCCGGCGATTACGACTTCCAGTTCATGCTCGAAGAGCTGGCCGTCGGCGCCCAGCACAAGATCCCGTACATCCATGTCCTGGTGAACAACGCCTACTTGGGCCTGATCCGGCAGGCGCAGCGCAACCTCGACATCAACTTCCAGGTCAACCTGGAGTTCGAGAACATCAACTCGCCCGAGCTGGGCGTCTACGGCGTGGACCATGTCAAGGTCGTCGAGGGACTGGGCTGCAAGGCCGTCCGGGTCACCGACCCGAGTCAGTTGGGCGCCGCCTTCGAGGAGGCCAAGAAGCTGGCCGCCGAGCACCGTGTCCCGGTCGTCGTCGAGGCGATTCTTGAGCGGATCACCAATATCTCGATGAGCGGTTCCGACATCGCCGGCGTGAACGAGTGGGAAGACCTCGCGACCGAGCCCGGTCACGCACCCACCGCGATCAAGCCGCTCAAGGTCTGA
- a CDS encoding methylated-DNA--[protein]-cysteine S-methyltransferase, with the protein MTLYTTLDSPLGELLLVGEESATAPGGIALASLSVPGQKGGATVQDGWTYAPTAFDGIADQLRAYFDGELTRFAIACAPTRGTDFQRRVWQALEAIPYGTTTTYGKVAADIGAARGAVRAIGTAIGANPLLVIRPCHRVIAADGSLSGYAGGPVRKRQLLGIEGALPEAH; encoded by the coding sequence ATGACGCTCTACACCACCCTCGACAGCCCCTTGGGCGAACTCCTGCTGGTGGGCGAGGAATCGGCCACCGCGCCGGGTGGCATCGCGCTCGCCTCGCTGTCCGTACCCGGGCAGAAGGGCGGCGCCACCGTCCAGGACGGCTGGACGTACGCCCCCACCGCCTTCGACGGCATCGCCGACCAGCTCCGCGCCTACTTCGACGGTGAGCTGACCCGCTTCGCCATTGCCTGCGCCCCCACCCGGGGCACCGACTTCCAGCGGCGGGTGTGGCAGGCGCTGGAGGCCATCCCGTACGGCACCACGACCACGTACGGGAAGGTCGCCGCTGACATCGGTGCGGCGCGAGGCGCGGTACGCGCCATCGGAACGGCCATCGGCGCGAACCCGCTGCTCGTCATCCGGCCCTGCCACCGAGTGATCGCCGCGGACGGATCCCTCTCGGGCTACGCGGGCGGGCCCGTACGCAAGCGGCAACTCCTCGGCATCGAGGGCGCCTTGCCGGAGGCCCACTGA
- a CDS encoding HD domain-containing protein, giving the protein MTMDDLVIPDTRACRTALEVASAYCSPALLNHSVRAYLWAAGYASANGIAFDPELLYVSAMFHDIGLVKEFDSHTVPFEEAGGHVAWVFGAGAGWPVERRVRASEVIVRHMWDEVDAAMDPEAHLLVYSTSLDISGRRPDTLPDDLRTEVLARYPRLGLGEEFLACFRDQAGRKPDSTAAAAVREGIAARISANPLDAYGT; this is encoded by the coding sequence ATGACCATGGACGATCTTGTGATTCCCGATACCCGTGCCTGTCGTACCGCGCTGGAGGTGGCGAGCGCCTACTGCTCACCCGCGCTGCTGAACCACTCCGTCCGGGCGTATCTCTGGGCGGCCGGCTACGCCTCGGCCAACGGCATCGCCTTCGATCCGGAGCTGCTCTACGTGTCAGCCATGTTCCACGACATCGGGCTGGTGAAGGAGTTCGACAGCCACACCGTGCCCTTCGAGGAGGCGGGTGGCCATGTGGCGTGGGTGTTCGGGGCGGGCGCCGGATGGCCGGTGGAGCGTCGGGTACGGGCGTCCGAGGTGATCGTCCGGCACATGTGGGACGAGGTGGACGCGGCCATGGATCCGGAGGCACATCTGCTGGTGTACTCCACCTCGTTGGACATCTCCGGGCGGCGTCCCGACACGCTGCCGGACGACCTCCGCACCGAGGTGCTGGCGCGCTACCCACGGCTCGGTCTCGGTGAAGAGTTCCTGGCGTGCTTCCGGGACCAGGCCGGGCGCAAGCCGGACAGCACCGCCGCGGCCGCGGTCCGCGAGGGCATCGCCGCGCGGATCTCCGCCAATCCGCTGGATGCGTACGGGACGTAG
- a CDS encoding ScbA/BarX family gamma-butyrolactone biosynthesis protein, with product MSDTMHVNGTVPPRSPHRPHTGGDRAATPQSRHGIQVTRELVHRPFADDILVTSWHRLDDAHFSLTAQWPHDHGYFTPHQGRHHLILTGETIRQAGLLLCHAELGVPLGHHFILGDLVYTTHPEHLAVGSGPTLLTIDVVCSRMRMRAGTLARGRFDMTIRKAGRIVATGHSDVTVTGPRGYQLLRGDRLTARHTPGALPAPVTPRLTGSTKCRDVLLSPAGRPDRWLLRIPPGHPAVVNPANDHIPGMVLLDAAQQAARVLTAPDAFVPYAFGTDFRRYAEHGTPCVIEARRVPSALPSTTTVQVTGLQGGDPVFVSTLTALDPRG from the coding sequence ATGAGTGACACGATGCACGTCAACGGCACCGTTCCACCCAGGTCTCCGCACCGTCCGCACACCGGCGGGGACCGGGCCGCCACCCCGCAGAGCCGCCACGGCATCCAGGTCACCCGGGAGTTGGTACACCGCCCCTTCGCGGACGACATTCTGGTCACCTCATGGCACCGGCTGGATGACGCGCACTTCTCGTTGACGGCCCAGTGGCCGCACGATCACGGGTACTTCACCCCCCATCAAGGCCGACACCACCTCATCCTCACGGGTGAGACCATCCGCCAGGCCGGGTTGCTGCTCTGCCACGCCGAACTCGGCGTACCGCTCGGCCACCACTTCATCCTCGGCGACCTTGTGTACACCACTCACCCCGAGCATCTCGCGGTGGGCAGCGGGCCCACGCTGCTGACCATCGACGTCGTCTGCAGCCGGATGCGCATGCGGGCCGGCACGCTGGCCCGTGGCCGCTTCGACATGACCATCCGCAAGGCGGGCCGGATCGTCGCGACCGGCCACTCGGATGTCACGGTCACCGGACCCCGTGGCTACCAGCTGCTCCGCGGCGATCGACTGACCGCGCGGCACACCCCGGGCGCCCTTCCCGCCCCCGTTACGCCCCGACTGACCGGCAGCACCAAGTGCCGCGATGTTCTGCTCTCCCCCGCCGGGCGACCCGACCGCTGGCTGCTGCGTATCCCGCCCGGCCATCCCGCGGTGGTGAACCCGGCGAACGACCACATCCCCGGCATGGTGCTGCTCGATGCGGCGCAGCAGGCCGCCCGCGTCCTGACCGCGCCCGATGCCTTCGTCCCGTACGCCTTCGGCACCGACTTCCGCCGGTACGCCGAGCACGGCACCCCCTGTGTGATCGAAGCCCGCCGGGTCCCGTCGGCGCTGCCCTCCACCACCACGGTGCAGGTGACCGGCCTCCAGGGCGGCGACCCGGTCTTCGTCTCCACCCTGACGGCACTGGACCCACGGGGCTGA
- a CDS encoding 2-hydroxy-3-oxopropionate reductase: protein MSNLPKVAWIGLGIMGSPMAENLIKAGYPVTGYTLEADKLERLATSGGSVAGSVAEAVRDADVIITMVPASPQVEAIAYGPDGILAHARRGALLIDMSSITPQTSIDLAHAAADKGLRVLDAPVSGGEAGAIEAVLSIMVGGEQADFDAARPLLEALGKTIVRCGPHGSGQTVKAANQLIVAVNIQACAEAVVFLEKSGVDLSAALDVLGGGLAGSTVLARKKDNFTTRDFRPGFRIDLHHKDMGIVTDAARTVGATLPVGSLVAQLIAALRAQGDGGLDHSALLRGVERLSGDHAGS from the coding sequence ATGAGCAATCTTCCCAAGGTCGCGTGGATCGGGCTGGGCATCATGGGTTCGCCCATGGCCGAGAACCTGATCAAGGCCGGTTACCCGGTGACCGGTTACACCCTGGAGGCCGACAAACTGGAGCGGCTGGCCACGAGCGGCGGGAGTGTGGCCGGCTCGGTCGCCGAGGCGGTCCGCGACGCCGACGTCATCATCACCATGGTCCCGGCCTCCCCGCAGGTCGAGGCCATCGCCTACGGCCCCGACGGGATCCTGGCCCACGCCCGGCGCGGTGCGCTGCTGATCGACATGTCCTCGATCACCCCGCAGACCTCCATCGACCTCGCCCACGCCGCCGCCGACAAGGGCCTCCGCGTCCTGGACGCCCCGGTCTCCGGCGGCGAGGCGGGCGCGATCGAGGCGGTGCTGTCCATCATGGTCGGCGGGGAGCAGGCCGACTTCGACGCCGCCCGTCCGCTGCTGGAGGCGCTCGGCAAGACGATCGTGCGCTGCGGGCCGCACGGCTCGGGCCAGACCGTCAAGGCCGCCAACCAGCTCATCGTCGCCGTCAACATCCAGGCCTGCGCCGAAGCCGTCGTCTTCCTGGAGAAGTCCGGCGTCGACCTGAGCGCCGCCCTCGACGTCCTGGGTGGCGGGCTGGCCGGCTCCACCGTCCTGGCCCGCAAGAAGGACAACTTCACCACCCGCGACTTCCGCCCCGGCTTCCGGATCGACCTGCACCACAAGGACATGGGCATCGTCACCGACGCCGCCCGCACCGTCGGCGCCACCCTCCCCGTCGGCAGCCTCGTCGCCCAACTCATCGCCGCCCTCCGCGCACAAGGCGACGGCGGCCTCGACCACTCCGCCCTCCTGCGCGGCGTCGAACGCCTCTCCGGAGACCACGCCGGGAGCTGA
- the def gene encoding peptide deformylase, which yields MRPRTIPGSSGHVRPLRLLGDPALTEPCQEVTVFDDELARLVEDMYATMYAAQGVGLAANQIGVPLRVFVYDCPDDEDHRHLGHLVNPRLVEADGPVIRGPEGCLSLPGLEAGTPRHDHAVVTGVTVTGAPVTVTGAGFFARCLQHECDHLDGGLYVDRLTGLRRRRALRAAAKAPWAGTAGAAGR from the coding sequence ATGCGTCCCCGCACCATTCCTGGCAGTTCCGGCCATGTCCGCCCGCTGCGATTGCTCGGTGATCCGGCCCTGACCGAGCCCTGTCAGGAGGTCACCGTCTTCGATGACGAGCTGGCCCGGCTGGTCGAGGACATGTACGCGACGATGTACGCCGCGCAGGGCGTGGGCCTCGCCGCCAACCAGATCGGCGTCCCGCTGCGGGTGTTCGTCTACGACTGCCCCGACGACGAGGACCACCGTCATCTGGGACACCTCGTCAACCCCCGGCTCGTCGAGGCCGACGGCCCGGTCATCCGCGGGCCCGAGGGCTGTCTCTCGCTCCCCGGCCTCGAAGCCGGCACCCCGCGCCATGACCACGCCGTCGTGACCGGCGTCACCGTCACCGGCGCCCCCGTCACGGTGACCGGCGCCGGATTCTTCGCCCGCTGCCTCCAGCACGAGTGTGACCATCTCGACGGGGGGCTCTACGTCGACCGCCTGACCGGGCTGCGCCGCCGCCGCGCGCTGCGCGCCGCGGCGAAGGCCCCGTGGGCTGGGACAGCGGGGGCGGCCGGCCGCTGA
- a CDS encoding AlkA N-terminal domain-containing protein — MNEDSRYEAVRSRDARFDGAFFFAVSTTGIYCRPSCPATTPRRRNVAFFRTAAAAQGSGFRACRRCRPDAVPGSPEWNARADVVGRAMRLISEGVVDREGVSGLAARLGYSARQVQRQLTAELGAGPVALARAQRAHTARVLLQTTGLQAAEIAFAAGFASVRQFNDTIKEIYALTPSELRAARPGKATRFGPVASPTTPGVLPLRLAFRGPFAARELFDHLQRRAITGIEEVSGEPGARTYRRTLRLPHGAGIAEVDEAAGDGWLDCRLHLAELRDLTTASQRMRRLFDLDADPYAVAERLGADAVLARLVDRRPGLRSPGAPAPDELAVRAVLGQQVSVAAGRTLGGALVAAYGEPLPEPAGALTHLFPRIDDLAQAALTELGMPESRRATLRTLSNALADGTVVLDAGADRDEAERALLGLRGIGPWTAGYIRMRALGDPDVLLTGDVAVLAGMRRAGAPAAGLRELAETWRPWRSYAMHHFWNVPLTEPANPCPTTTESTGP, encoded by the coding sequence ATGAACGAGGACAGCAGGTACGAGGCGGTGCGCAGCAGGGACGCCAGATTCGACGGCGCCTTCTTCTTCGCGGTGTCCACGACCGGGATCTACTGCCGGCCGAGCTGCCCCGCCACCACGCCCCGCCGCCGCAATGTCGCCTTCTTCCGGACCGCCGCGGCCGCCCAGGGCTCCGGATTCCGTGCCTGCCGGCGCTGCCGCCCCGATGCGGTGCCCGGCTCGCCGGAGTGGAATGCCCGCGCCGATGTCGTCGGGCGGGCGATGCGGCTGATCAGCGAGGGCGTGGTCGACCGGGAGGGCGTCTCCGGGCTGGCGGCCCGGCTCGGCTACAGCGCCCGGCAGGTCCAGCGGCAGCTGACGGCCGAGCTGGGTGCCGGCCCGGTGGCCCTGGCGCGGGCACAGCGCGCCCACACCGCCCGGGTCCTGCTGCAGACCACCGGACTCCAGGCGGCCGAGATCGCCTTCGCGGCGGGCTTCGCCAGCGTGCGGCAGTTCAACGACACCATCAAGGAGATCTACGCCCTCACCCCGAGCGAGCTGCGTGCCGCCCGCCCCGGTAAGGCGACTCGTTTTGGCCCGGTGGCGTCGCCCACCACCCCCGGGGTGCTGCCGCTGCGACTGGCCTTCCGCGGCCCGTTTGCGGCGCGGGAGCTGTTCGACCACCTCCAGCGGCGTGCGATCACCGGGATCGAGGAAGTCAGCGGCGAGCCCGGCGCCCGTACCTACCGGCGCACCCTGCGGCTGCCGCACGGGGCCGGGATCGCCGAGGTCGACGAGGCGGCCGGCGACGGCTGGCTGGACTGCCGGCTGCACCTGGCCGAGCTGCGGGATCTCACCACCGCGAGCCAGCGGATGCGCCGCCTCTTCGACCTGGACGCCGATCCGTACGCGGTCGCCGAACGGCTCGGCGCGGATGCCGTACTGGCGCGGCTGGTGGACCGGCGGCCCGGTCTGCGCTCGCCAGGAGCCCCCGCCCCGGACGAGCTCGCCGTCCGTGCCGTACTCGGCCAGCAGGTCTCGGTCGCGGCCGGCCGCACCCTCGGCGGTGCCCTGGTTGCCGCCTACGGAGAACCGCTGCCCGAACCGGCCGGTGCGCTCACCCACCTCTTCCCCCGTATCGACGACCTTGCGCAGGCCGCCCTCACCGAACTCGGGATGCCCGAGTCACGGCGGGCGACCCTGCGCACGCTCAGCAACGCACTCGCCGACGGTACGGTCGTCCTGGACGCCGGAGCCGACCGGGACGAGGCCGAACGCGCGCTCCTCGGGTTGCGCGGCATCGGCCCGTGGACCGCCGGATACATCCGGATGCGAGCCCTGGGGGACCCCGATGTCCTGCTGACCGGCGATGTGGCCGTACTGGCCGGCATGCGCCGGGCCGGGGCCCCGGCGGCGGGTCTGCGGGAGCTGGCGGAAACCTGGCGGCCCTGGCGCTCGTACGCGATGCACCACTTCTGGAACGTGCCGCTCACGGAGCCGGCGAACCCCTGCCCCACCACTACGGAAAGCACCGGACCATGA